In a genomic window of Streptomyces roseoviridis:
- a CDS encoding heme-copper oxidase subunit III gives MSVVATVTTVETGHAHPSVNRPNLTSVGTIIWLSSELMFFAALFAMYFTLRSVMGAEYWAEKAHALNLPFSATNTTILVLSSLTCQLGVFAAERGDVKKLRTWFIITFVMGAIFIGGQVFEYTELVKKDGLSLSSDPYGTVFYLTTGFHGLHVTGGLIAFLLVLGRTYAARRFTHEQATAAIVVSYYWHFVDVVWIGLFATIYLIK, from the coding sequence ATGTCGGTCGTGGCGACAGTAACGACAGTAGAAACCGGGCACGCGCACCCGTCGGTCAATCGACCGAACCTCACCAGCGTCGGAACCATCATCTGGTTGAGCTCCGAGCTGATGTTCTTCGCGGCCCTCTTCGCGATGTACTTCACCCTGCGATCCGTGATGGGCGCGGAGTACTGGGCGGAAAAGGCTCACGCCTTGAACCTCCCGTTCTCCGCGACGAACACCACGATCCTGGTGCTCTCCTCCCTCACCTGCCAGCTCGGCGTCTTCGCCGCGGAGCGGGGCGATGTGAAGAAGCTCCGGACGTGGTTCATCATCACGTTCGTGATGGGCGCGATCTTCATCGGCGGCCAGGTCTTCGAGTACACCGAGCTGGTCAAGAAGGACGGCCTCTCGCTGTCCTCGGACCCGTACGGCACGGTGTTCTACCTGACCACCGGCTTCCACGGTCTGCACGTGACGGGCGGTCTCATCGCCTTCCTGCTGGTCCTGGGCCGGACGTACGCCGCCCGGAGGTTCACCCACGAGCAGGCAACCGCCGCCATCGTCGTGTCCTACTACTGGCACTTCGTCGATGTCGTCTGGATCGGCCTCTTCGCCACGATCTACTTGATCAAGTAA
- a CDS encoding c-type cytochrome, whose translation MKKLSARRRHPLAAVVVLLLALAATGGLYAAFAPAGTAKADETAQSLAIEEGKKLYSVGCASCHGTGGQGTSDGPSLVGVGSAAVDFQVGTGRMPAQQPGAQVPKKKVIYSQAEIDQLAAYIASLGAGPITPTEAQYDPAGADAAKGGELFRSNCAQCHNFTGEGGALTHGKYAPSLEGVSPKHLYEAMQTGPQNMPSFPDTTMPEKQKKEIIAYVQAVNSEKADNPGGLKLGGLGPVSEGLFAWIFGLGALIAVAIWVAAHTAKAKKS comes from the coding sequence GTGAAAAAGCTCTCCGCACGACGACGCCATCCGCTGGCGGCGGTCGTCGTCCTACTTCTCGCGCTGGCGGCAACTGGGGGGCTGTACGCCGCGTTCGCGCCCGCGGGCACGGCCAAGGCCGATGAAACCGCCCAGTCCCTCGCCATCGAGGAGGGCAAGAAGCTCTACTCCGTCGGTTGCGCCAGCTGCCACGGAACCGGCGGTCAGGGCACCTCTGACGGCCCGTCCCTGGTCGGCGTGGGCTCGGCGGCCGTGGACTTCCAGGTCGGCACGGGCCGCATGCCGGCCCAGCAGCCGGGTGCCCAGGTCCCGAAGAAGAAGGTCATCTACTCGCAGGCTGAGATCGATCAGCTCGCGGCGTACATCGCCTCCCTCGGTGCCGGCCCGATCACGCCGACCGAAGCCCAGTACGACCCCGCGGGTGCCGACGCGGCCAAGGGTGGCGAGCTGTTCCGCTCGAACTGCGCCCAGTGCCACAACTTCACCGGTGAAGGCGGCGCGCTGACCCACGGCAAGTACGCCCCCAGCCTGGAAGGCGTCAGCCCGAAGCACCTCTACGAGGCCATGCAGACCGGCCCGCAGAACATGCCCTCCTTCCCCGACACGACCATGCCGGAGAAGCAGAAGAAGGAGATCATCGCCTACGTCCAGGCCGTCAACAGTGAGAAGGCCGACAACCCGGGTGGTCTCAAGCTGGGTGGTCTCGGTCCCGTCAGCGAGGGTCTGTTCGCGTGGATCTTCGGTCTGGGCGCACTGATCGCAGTTGCCATCTGGGTCGCGGCCCACACCGCTAAGGCCAAGAAGTCATGA
- a CDS encoding Rieske 2Fe-2S domain-containing protein yields the protein MSTQENSEENLPSAQDTAHGAVKVADDPFADPGLPPHKPRIQDIDERAARRSERAVAFMFTLSMLATIGFIASYVIFPVDKIVYIWPFGRVSALNFALGWTLGLALFFIGAGAVHWARTLMSDVEVADDRHPMEASPEVKAKVMADFAAGAAESGFGRRKLIRNTLFGALAMVPLSGIVLLRDMGPLPEKKLRTTMWAKGKQLINMNTHEPLRPEDVAVGSLTFAMPEGLSEHDHHFQTEIAKAALMIVRIQPEDIKDKRELEWSHDGIVAFSKICTHVGCPISLYEQQTHHVLCPCHQSTFDLSDGARVIFGPAGHALPQLRIGVNDKGFLEALGDFDEPVGPAFWERG from the coding sequence ATGAGTACCCAAGAGAATTCTGAAGAGAACCTGCCCTCCGCGCAGGACACCGCGCACGGCGCGGTGAAGGTCGCCGACGACCCGTTCGCCGACCCGGGCCTCCCGCCCCACAAGCCGCGCATCCAGGACATCGACGAGCGGGCCGCCCGGCGGTCCGAGCGTGCGGTCGCCTTCATGTTCACGCTGTCGATGCTGGCCACGATCGGCTTCATCGCCTCGTACGTGATCTTCCCGGTCGACAAGATCGTGTACATCTGGCCCTTCGGCCGGGTGTCCGCGCTCAACTTCGCCCTGGGATGGACGCTCGGTCTCGCCCTGTTCTTCATCGGCGCGGGCGCGGTCCACTGGGCCCGTACCCTCATGTCCGATGTCGAGGTCGCCGACGACCGGCACCCGATGGAGGCGTCGCCCGAGGTCAAGGCGAAGGTCATGGCGGACTTCGCGGCCGGTGCCGCCGAGTCCGGCTTCGGCCGCCGCAAGCTGATCCGCAACACGCTCTTCGGCGCGCTGGCCATGGTGCCGCTCTCCGGCATCGTGCTGCTGCGTGACATGGGCCCGCTGCCCGAGAAGAAGCTCCGGACCACCATGTGGGCCAAGGGCAAGCAGCTCATCAACATGAACACGCACGAGCCGCTGCGTCCCGAGGACGTCGCGGTCGGTTCGCTGACCTTCGCGATGCCCGAGGGCCTCTCGGAGCACGACCACCACTTCCAGACCGAGATCGCCAAGGCCGCCCTGATGATCGTCCGGATCCAGCCGGAGGACATCAAGGACAAGCGCGAGCTCGAGTGGTCGCACGACGGCATCGTCGCCTTCTCGAAGATCTGCACCCACGTCGGCTGCCCGATCTCCCTGTACGAGCAGCAGACGCACCACGTGCTCTGCCCGTGCCACCAGTCCACCTTCGACCTGTCCGACGGCGCCCGCGTCATCTTCGGCCCGGCCGGCCACGCCCTTCCGCAGCTGCGGATCGGCGTGAACGACAAGGGCTTCCTGGAGGCGCTCGGCGACTTCGACGAGCCCGTCGGCCCTGCCTTCTGGGAGCGCGGATGA